Proteins encoded in a region of the Flavobacterium sp. MDT1-60 genome:
- a CDS encoding response regulator transcription factor: MKDQDLNSFFDSRNTIYSLTDEERVRKFDYIEPIKAFARATYTSLYVINYLEQGFEYVSDNPLFLCGNTPQQVLEMGYAFYFKHVPQSDLDLLLKINSIGFDFYDKTPMEDRILYTISYDFHLKNQEGKLILINQKLTPVFLTSTGKIWKAICIISLSSERKAGNIKIHKNGENMVHNYNLALDQWENFKKITLSKREKEILQLSTRGFAINEIAEEIFVSPDTVKFHRRKLFDKLEVTNISEAIAFATSNKLI; this comes from the coding sequence ATGAAAGACCAGGATTTGAATTCATTTTTTGATTCAAGGAATACGATTTACAGCTTGACAGATGAAGAAAGAGTACGGAAATTTGATTATATAGAGCCAATAAAGGCATTTGCAAGAGCAACATACACCAGTTTATACGTTATAAATTATTTGGAACAGGGATTTGAATATGTTTCAGATAATCCTTTATTTCTATGTGGTAATACGCCTCAGCAAGTTCTGGAAATGGGATATGCTTTTTATTTTAAACATGTTCCTCAATCCGATTTAGACTTATTGCTCAAAATTAATTCTATTGGATTTGATTTTTACGATAAAACACCAATGGAAGACCGAATTCTATATACAATTTCGTATGATTTTCATTTAAAAAACCAAGAAGGAAAATTGATTTTAATCAATCAAAAACTTACTCCTGTTTTTCTAACCAGTACCGGAAAAATATGGAAAGCAATATGTATTATTTCATTATCGTCTGAACGCAAAGCGGGTAATATTAAAATACATAAAAACGGAGAAAATATGGTGCATAATTATAATCTTGCGCTTGACCAATGGGAAAACTTTAAAAAAATAACTTTGTCTAAAAGAGAAAAAGAAATTTTACAGCTTTCAACCCGGGGTTTTGCTATAAATGAAATTGCCGAAGAAATATTTGTTTCTCCGGATACCGTAAAATTTCACAGACGAAAACTTTTTGATAAATTAGAGGTGACCAATATTTCAGAAGCCATTGCTTTTGCTACCAGTAATAAGCTGATTTAA
- a CDS encoding ThiF family adenylyltransferase — MDQRNIRNRIYITPQQQEIIKHTHILLGGAGIGSVIAECLLRLGFETLTIIDGDVVELSNLNRQNYTEKDISKPKVEALKERLLSINSEAKITTHNCFLTPENVEEYIKDHKIAINALDFTSDVPLLFDSICQSRKIPVLHPYNLGWGALVLVISEEEGLDALKKSDEKFTEINVVNYVIEYMQYWENPQEWLEKVLDEYIKEDKNLSPPQLSIASWLVAGLCTNIAFDIAVNNRIKVFPEFYLTSIK; from the coding sequence ATTAGAAATAGAATTTATATTACCCCTCAACAACAAGAAATAATCAAACACACACACATATTATTAGGCGGAGCAGGCATCGGAAGTGTAATTGCAGAGTGTTTACTGCGATTGGGTTTTGAAACCCTTACCATAATTGATGGCGATGTTGTTGAATTATCCAATTTAAACAGACAAAACTATACTGAGAAAGATATCTCTAAACCTAAAGTAGAAGCGCTTAAAGAAAGGTTGCTTTCTATTAATAGTGAGGCAAAAATCACGACTCATAATTGCTTTTTAACTCCGGAAAATGTTGAGGAATACATAAAAGATCATAAAATTGCGATCAACGCTTTGGACTTTACTTCAGATGTACCGCTATTGTTCGATTCTATATGTCAAAGTAGAAAGATCCCGGTATTGCATCCATATAATTTAGGATGGGGCGCATTGGTATTGGTAATTTCAGAAGAAGAAGGATTAGATGCTCTAAAGAAATCAGATGAAAAATTTACCGAAATCAATGTTGTCAATTATGTTATAGAATATATGCAATATTGGGAAAACCCCCAGGAATGGCTTGAAAAAGTTCTGGATGAATATATAAAAGAAGACAAAAATCTTTCTCCTCCGCAACTTTCTATTGCATCTTGGTTAGTTGCTGGTTTGTGTACGAATATTGCATTTGATATCGCGGTTAATAACCGTATAAAAGTATTTCCGGAATTTTATTTGACGAGTATCAAATAG